A genome region from Brassica oleracea var. oleracea cultivar TO1000 chromosome C2, BOL, whole genome shotgun sequence includes the following:
- the LOC106324416 gene encoding transcription factor MYB44-like: MADRIKGPWSPEEDEQLRRLVVKYGPRNWTVISKYIPGRSGKSCRLRWCNQLSPQVDRTSSSRSVSDGGPPVANGLYMSPGSPTGSGVSDSSTIPVLPSVGLFRPVPRAGGPLLGLSIGWVSMGLTQSRLCWVGVG; this comes from the exons ATGGCGGATCGGATTAAAGGTCCATGGAGTCCTGAAGAAGACGAGCAGCTTCGCAGGCTCGTGGTTAAATACGGTCCAAGAAACTGGACGGTGATTAGCAAATATATTCCCGGTAGATCAGGAAAATCATGTCGGTTACGGTGGTGCAACCAGCTTTCGCCGCAGGTCGACCGCACGAGCAGTTCG AGATCGGTGAGCGACGGCGGCCCACCTGTTGCTAATGGGCTTTACATGAGCCCAGGAAGCCCAACTGGATCTGGTGTCAGCGATTCGAGTACAATACCGGTTTTGCCCTCTGTTGGGCTTTTCAGGCCCGTTCCACGCGCGGGTGGTCCGCTTCTAGGGCTGTCAATTGGTTGGGTGTCCATGGGTCTGACCCAGTCCAGACTGTGTTGGGTGGGTGTTGGGTGA